The Catenuloplanes niger genome includes a window with the following:
- the mihF gene encoding integration host factor, actinobacterial type yields the protein MPLPSLSPEQRAAALEKAAEIRKARAQLKEELKQGKTTLASVLDRAEGDDVVGKLKVSAVLQALPGIGKIRATQIMEKLKIAESRRLRGLGEQQRKALLAEFASN from the coding sequence GTGCCGCTCCCGTCACTGAGCCCCGAACAGCGTGCTGCCGCGCTGGAGAAGGCTGCTGAGATCCGTAAGGCTCGTGCTCAGCTCAAGGAGGAGCTCAAGCAGGGCAAGACGACCCTTGCGTCCGTGCTCGACCGTGCGGAGGGCGACGACGTCGTCGGCAAGCTGAAGGTTTCGGCCGTCCTCCAGGCGCTGCCGGGCATCGGCAAGATCCGGGCCACCCAGATCATGGAGAAGCTCAAGATCGCCGAGAGCCGTCGCCTTCGTGGCCTCGGCGAGCAGCAGCGTAAGGCTCTGCTCGCGGAGTTCGCGTCGAACTGA